TTAAATTATTTGCAAGCAAAGGAAATGATAAGGGTTTCACGCGAACAAAATGTAGCACTCTTTGTAGCTTATTACCGCAGATTACTTGAGTACTTTATTAAAGTAAAAGAATTACTTGAAAGCGGAGTTTTAGGAAAAATAACACAATTTCATTTGAATTTAACAAAACCACTAAAAACAGAAAAGTATTTAAATAAAAAACCATGGCGTGTTATTCCTGAAATTTCAGGAGGTGGATATTTTTATGACTTAGGTTCGCATCAGATAGATATTCTTGACTTTTTATTCGGTAAGGCAAAAACTGTTAAAGGAAAAGCTGTAAATAATTCAAAACTATATGAAGCAGAAGATACTGTTAGTGCATTTTTTGAATTTGAAAATGACATTATAGGTACTGCAAACTGGAATTTTGGCTCTGTTGCATCAGTTAATGTAGATTTTATGAAAATAATTGGAACAAAAGGAAAGATAGAATTTTCCTTCTTTAGTTTTAACCCGATTATTT
This window of the Bacteroidota bacterium genome carries:
- a CDS encoding Gfo/Idh/MocA family oxidoreductase yields the protein MFLKYDKVKWGIIGCGDVTEVKSGPAFYKSDNSELIAVMRRDVIKAKDYAKRHNVKKYYSDADSLINDNEINAIYIATPPSSHAEYAIKAMKVGKAVYVEKPMALNYLQAKEMIRVSREQNVALFVAYYRRLLEYFIKVKELLESGVLGKITQFHLNLTKPLKTEKYLNKKPWRVIPEISGGGYFYDLGSHQIDILDFLFGKAKTVKGKAVNNSKLYEAEDTVSAFFEFENDIIGTANWNFGSVASVNVDFMKIIGTKGKIEFSFFSFNPIILTTDKGKEKYYYKRPKHIQQNMVQDIVNMLTGKIDLNDNAISGLRTSMILEEITASFKKSNVVE